The DNA segment TAAAGAGAAGATTAGCCATGGGTGTGCCGGGTCTGGACGAAATGTTAGGGGGCGGATTGCCTTCGGGTTATTCTCTTCTGGTTGCAGGCCCTTCTGGATCTGGAAAAACCATCCTTGCAACCGCTTTTCTTACAGAAGGCGTTCGCCTAAAGGAACCAGGAATTATTGTTGCTTTTGAGCAAACCCCGAGTCAATCTTGGGTTCAAACCCTTGACAATATGGTTCGTGCAGGGCAAATTGGTTTAATCAACACCCGTTCTCTGGATTTATCTATTGATGAAATAGTCCAAAACTTGATAGCTCTTATTCACAAAATGAAAGCAACCCGGGTGGTAATCGACTCCCTATCCGGATTTGAGCTGGCTATAGCACCGGGCTTTCGTGAAGATTTTCGCGAGTCTCTATTTCGAATGATAGCTGTTTTGTCCAGCCTAGGCGTAACTTTAATGTTAACCTCTGAGCTGGAAGATCGCTATACGGATTTGCGTTTCAGTCCTTATGGCTCTGCTTTTCTCACAGATGCGATTATTGTTCAACGCTACATTGAAATGGAGAGCTGCTTGCAAAGAGTCATGGCGGTTGTAAAAGTTCGGGCTAGCAATCACAGCAATGAAATTCGTCAATATAAAATCACAGACAAGGGGATCGTTATTGGCAAACGGATAATCAACTACGAA comes from the Desulforegulaceae bacterium genome and includes:
- a CDS encoding ATPase domain-containing protein, coding for MRKFVCENKLVGIYLSGNFEALLESISKEVENTSPGLIIVDSFRSIIEETVKPSGSMSLQFFVQQLGVKLSAFQATTFLIGEYFSQTKPHPIFTVADGLLSMSQSVNRNSMVRKMQVLKMRGQATIPGMHTFRITSKGIEVFPAATVKGDTEENRTAISKTPIKRRLAMGVPGLDEMLGGGLPSGYSLLVAGPSGSGKTILATAFLTEGVRLKEPGIIVAFEQTPSQSWVQTLDNMVRAGQIGLINTRSLDLSIDEIVQNLIALIHKMKATRVVIDSLSGFELAIAPGFREDFRESLFRMIAVLSSLGVTLMLTSELEDRYTDLRFSPYGSAFLTDAIIVQRYIEMESCLQRVMAVVKVRASNHSNEIRQYKITDKGIVIGKRIINYEGILGGQPAQSKISHKNDKEKRS